One Nocardioides oleivorans DNA segment encodes these proteins:
- a CDS encoding helix-turn-helix domain-containing protein: protein MPTTATSLLELQVLRGVARALGSDPDPRVVLTRVAEAVACGRPDRDVYLYTYDPTDNDLVLVGATESPAATHVGSLRVAYGSGVTGWVAASRESYLVADEPARDPRFLAYPGIGEERYGAIFSVPIVSAGDELVGCITVWATTGNRFADFEVGLVEDVAAMVAASFERERLAGAAQRSARDLDGVHALAAMVTGRVPVATVVDRATELARSATDADVAVAVVTDPSGADRMVLKTGPASDPGVAATLASLRPALLEIDLELRRSRISWQVASDRVARALEGSARAVTTAAVRVGADELGSMACYRLDPRGFGAPGPDVVRTIAHQVATAIKLTIALDGLEERNALSWFLRDLTSGRLGSDELVRRATAVGLDRARSHVIAVASLTGLPAVASLTPAGMSPAPLEGGLSDHLARTAGLPRDTLFASTPHQVVAVVPWTSGRSSLEALRLALVEACATLRSSTGAALTVGLSRPVSSLEELGDGLAEAREAMIVGSTMANPSGVFTLDDVGHHLLLSRVSSAATVPDRYAVAVARIAEYDRVKRTELLDTLAAFLHVRSQSAAARELIIHRNTLNQRLTRASRLGGLDVHDPAEWFPLQLALKVHQARTGTWPGELAGPPAERAT, encoded by the coding sequence ATGCCGACGACGGCCACCTCCCTGCTCGAGCTCCAGGTGCTGCGTGGCGTCGCCCGGGCACTGGGATCGGACCCGGACCCGAGGGTGGTCCTCACCCGGGTCGCCGAGGCGGTCGCGTGCGGGCGACCCGATCGCGACGTCTACCTCTACACCTACGACCCGACCGACAACGACCTGGTCCTGGTCGGCGCCACGGAGAGCCCGGCGGCGACGCACGTCGGCTCCTTGCGCGTCGCCTACGGGTCCGGCGTCACGGGCTGGGTGGCCGCGTCGCGGGAGAGCTACCTGGTCGCCGACGAGCCTGCTCGGGACCCTCGGTTCCTCGCCTACCCCGGGATCGGGGAGGAGCGCTACGGGGCGATCTTCTCGGTCCCCATCGTCTCGGCGGGCGACGAGCTGGTCGGGTGCATCACCGTGTGGGCGACCACGGGCAACCGGTTCGCGGACTTCGAGGTGGGCCTCGTCGAGGACGTCGCCGCCATGGTCGCGGCGTCGTTCGAGAGGGAACGGCTGGCCGGGGCGGCGCAGCGCTCCGCCCGGGACCTGGACGGCGTCCACGCACTGGCCGCGATGGTCACCGGTCGGGTGCCCGTCGCGACCGTCGTCGACCGGGCCACCGAGCTCGCCCGCAGCGCCACCGACGCCGACGTGGCCGTCGCGGTCGTCACCGATCCGTCGGGCGCGGACCGCATGGTGCTCAAGACCGGTCCGGCCAGCGACCCTGGTGTGGCCGCGACACTCGCCTCCCTCCGTCCCGCGCTGCTCGAGATCGACCTGGAGCTGCGTCGCTCGCGCATCTCCTGGCAGGTGGCGTCCGACCGGGTGGCGCGGGCCCTCGAGGGGTCCGCCCGGGCCGTGACGACGGCAGCCGTCCGCGTCGGCGCCGACGAGCTCGGCTCGATGGCCTGCTACCGGCTGGACCCACGCGGGTTCGGCGCGCCCGGGCCCGACGTGGTGCGCACCATCGCGCACCAGGTGGCGACGGCCATCAAGCTCACGATCGCGCTGGACGGGCTCGAGGAGCGCAACGCCCTGAGCTGGTTCCTCCGCGACCTCACGTCGGGCCGCCTCGGCAGCGACGAGCTGGTCCGGCGCGCCACGGCCGTGGGGCTCGACCGCGCACGCTCGCACGTCATCGCGGTGGCCAGCCTCACCGGGCTCCCCGCCGTCGCGAGCCTGACACCCGCCGGGATGTCCCCGGCCCCGCTCGAGGGCGGCCTCTCCGACCACCTCGCCCGCACGGCCGGACTGCCTCGCGACACCCTGTTCGCGTCGACCCCGCACCAGGTCGTCGCGGTCGTGCCGTGGACATCGGGACGCAGCTCGCTGGAGGCACTCCGGCTCGCGCTGGTCGAGGCGTGCGCCACGCTGCGGTCCTCGACCGGGGCGGCACTGACCGTGGGGTTGTCGCGACCGGTGTCCTCGCTCGAGGAGCTCGGCGACGGGCTCGCCGAGGCTCGCGAGGCGATGATCGTCGGCAGCACCATGGCGAACCCGTCCGGGGTCTTCACCCTCGACGACGTCGGCCACCACCTCCTGCTCAGCCGCGTCTCGAGTGCCGCGACCGTGCCCGACCGGTACGCCGTCGCGGTGGCGCGCATCGCCGAGTACGACCGCGTGAAGCGCACCGAGCTCCTCGACACGCTGGCCGCGTTCCTCCACGTCCGCAGCCAGAGCGCGGCGGCGCGCGAGCTGATCATCCACCGCAACACGCTCAACCAGCGGCTCACCCGGGCCTCCCGGCTGGGCGGGCTCGACGTCCACGACCCCGCCGAGTGGTTCCCCCTCCAGCTGGCGCTCAAGGTGCACCAGGCGCGCACGGGGACCTGGCCGGGCGAGCTGGCAGGACCACCCGCGGAGCGCGCCACCTGA
- a CDS encoding FhaA domain-containing protein, translating to MPNPLQRFEQKLESAISGVFARAFRSAVQPVEIAAALQRECDNNAQVLSRQRRLVANDFHVELSEADLDRIVGLGRALEQDLVDQLQDHADAQGYVFTGPISIAFEQADDLTTGRFRIRSKAQASVTDNDQRTRTRSSHATLEVNGTRHPLRPPGLVIGRGTEADLRINDPGVSRRHVELVVSIDGVEAVDLGSTNGILVDGAKVGRAGLRDGSTIKIGHTEMTVRIDGGRDEAGGWNV from the coding sequence GTGCCGAACCCGTTGCAGCGATTCGAGCAGAAGCTGGAGTCGGCTATCTCCGGCGTCTTCGCCCGGGCCTTCCGCAGCGCGGTGCAGCCGGTCGAGATCGCGGCGGCCCTCCAGCGCGAGTGCGACAACAACGCGCAGGTGCTCAGCCGCCAGCGCCGCCTCGTGGCCAACGACTTCCACGTCGAGCTGTCCGAGGCCGACCTCGACCGCATCGTCGGTCTCGGCCGCGCGCTCGAGCAGGACCTCGTCGACCAGCTCCAGGACCACGCCGACGCCCAGGGCTACGTCTTCACCGGCCCGATCTCGATCGCGTTCGAGCAGGCCGACGACCTCACCACCGGCCGCTTCCGGATCCGCAGCAAGGCGCAGGCGAGCGTGACCGACAACGACCAGCGCACCCGCACGCGCTCGTCCCACGCGACCCTCGAGGTCAACGGCACCCGCCACCCGCTGCGCCCGCCGGGCCTGGTCATCGGGCGCGGCACCGAGGCCGACCTGCGCATCAACGACCCCGGCGTGAGCCGGCGCCACGTCGAGCTCGTGGTGAGCATCGACGGCGTCGAGGCGGTCGACCTCGGCTCCACCAACGGCATCCTCGTCGACGGCGCGAAGGTCGGCCGGGCCGGCCTGCGCGACGGCTCGACGATCAAGATCGGGCACACCGAGATGACGGTCCGCATCGACGGCGGGCGGGACGAGGCCGGGGGCTGGAATGTCTGA
- a CDS encoding alpha/beta fold hydrolase: MDTTAGAIRNVVLVHGAFADGSGWRLVHDHLTSRGYRVSIVQNPLTSFDDDVAATRRVLDRQDGPTVLVGHSWGGTVITEAGSHDKVAGLVYVAALVPDSGQTSGEQYEGFAATPDFVIDIGEDGFGFLDHDTFKTGFAADATDAEAAFMRDSQVPVNMAVFAQPVTRAAWHDKPSWAVYGTEDKAFDQAMLRHMAERAGATVTTVPGSHAVYLTQAEAVAEVIVRATQDALVASR, translated from the coding sequence ATGGACACCACTGCAGGAGCGATCAGGAACGTCGTCCTGGTGCACGGCGCGTTCGCCGACGGATCGGGCTGGCGCCTGGTCCACGACCACCTCACGAGCCGCGGCTACCGCGTCTCGATCGTCCAGAACCCGCTCACCTCGTTCGACGACGACGTCGCCGCCACCCGCCGGGTCCTCGACCGGCAGGACGGCCCGACCGTCCTCGTCGGGCACTCGTGGGGCGGCACCGTCATCACCGAGGCCGGCAGCCACGACAAGGTCGCGGGCCTGGTCTACGTCGCAGCGCTCGTGCCGGACAGCGGCCAGACCTCCGGCGAGCAGTACGAGGGCTTCGCCGCGACCCCGGACTTCGTCATCGACATCGGCGAGGACGGTTTCGGGTTCCTCGACCACGACACGTTCAAGACCGGCTTCGCCGCGGACGCCACCGACGCCGAGGCCGCCTTCATGCGGGACTCGCAAGTCCCCGTGAACATGGCCGTCTTCGCCCAGCCCGTGACCCGCGCGGCCTGGCACGACAAGCCGAGCTGGGCGGTGTACGGCACCGAGGACAAGGCGTTCGACCAGGCCATGCTCCGGCACATGGCCGAGCGCGCCGGCGCCACCGTCACGACCGTTCCGGGCAGCCACGCGGTGTACCTCACGCAGGCCGAGGCGGTCGCCGAGGTCATCGTCCGGGCCACCCAGGACGCGCTGGTCGCCAGTCGCTGA
- a CDS encoding YciI family protein: protein MKYVVLIHSNPQPWGHPTGDFVAEHQALPAEQRRQLNDAFETLLGELEANGELVGGQALGDPATARLYRWDDGAVVTDGPYSEAKEHLAGFFLIDVEDPARAEQVGRAFAGPGETVEVRPVMVHED from the coding sequence ATGAAGTACGTCGTCCTGATCCACTCCAACCCGCAGCCCTGGGGCCACCCCACCGGGGACTTCGTCGCCGAGCACCAGGCCCTCCCGGCCGAGCAGCGCCGGCAGCTCAACGACGCGTTCGAGACGCTGCTCGGCGAGCTCGAGGCGAACGGCGAGCTCGTCGGGGGCCAGGCCCTCGGTGACCCGGCCACGGCGAGGCTCTACCGCTGGGACGACGGCGCCGTCGTCACCGACGGCCCCTACTCCGAGGCCAAGGAGCACCTCGCCGGGTTCTTCCTCATCGACGTCGAGGACCCGGCCCGCGCGGAGCAGGTCGGCCGTGCGTTCGCCGGTCCCGGCGAGACGGTCGAGGTGCGCCCTGTGATGGTCCACGAGGACTGA